The Cylindrospermum stagnale PCC 7417 genome segment TTTTGACTGTTAACTTTTGAGATGAAATCTCGAATCTACAATTTAGCCTAATATTATAGAATTTAAGGCTAAATCTTCTGTCATCTCAAATTTTAGCGCTTACTTAAATATATATGTATTAATTAAAAGTAGGGATAACCGTATACGCTTCACAGAAATAATGAGCGATACCAAATCTAATGGCTTTATCATGCTTGTTATCCCTAACTTATTCAAGTTACAAAACCTCCCTTCCCAAATAAACCTGCAATGCTTCCGGTATCAACACTGTCCCATCTGGTTGCTGATAATTCTCCAAAATCGCTGCCATTGTCCTTCCCACAGCCAAACCAGAACCGTTGAGGGTATGGACAAACTGAGTACCTTTCTTACCCGCTTCCTTAAAGCGAATATCTGCCCGTCGCGCTTGGAAATCAAAACAATTAGAGCAACTGGAAATTTCTCGATACTTCCCAGATGAAGGTAGCCAAACTTCTAAATCGTAGGTTTTGGTTGCAGAAAAACCTAAATCACCAGTACATAAATTGATGACGCGATAAGGTAATTTTAAAGCTTGTAAAATCGCTTCTGCATTCCCCACCAATTTTTCTAGTTCCTCAAAAGAAGAACTAGGATGAACAAGTTTCACCAACTCAACTTTATTGAATTGATGCAGACGAATTAAACCCCGCATATCCCGTCCATAACTTCCCGCTTCTCGACGGAAACAAGGAGTATAAGCACAGTGATAAATTGGTAAATCTTCAGCAGCGAGAATTTCCCCCCGGTAGAGGTTGGTAACGGGAACTTCTGCTGTTGGTATTAACCACAAATCATCCTCAGCACATTTAAAGCTTTCTTCTGCAAACTTGGGTAACTGACCAGTTCCTGTGAGAGATTCAGTATTCACTAACAGTGGTGGACTGACTTCCACATACCCAGCTTGGGTTTGCAGGGATAGCATAAATTGAATTAATGCCCTCTCCAGAGCCGCACCAGCCCCCACTAACGTTACAAAGCGACTTTGGGCAACTTTTACGGCTCGCTCAATATTGAGAATACCTAACTTTTCGCCAATTTCCCAATGGGGGAGAATGTTCGGGTTTTGAGGCAGATATTCATCCCCCCAACGGCGTATTTCTTGGTTATCTTCCTCAGTTTTACCAATTGGTGTAGCATCACTTGGCAAATTGGGGAGTTCTAGTAACTTTTGGTGAATTTCCGCTTTCAGTTCTTTTTCTTGCGGTTCCAGTTCGCTTAATTTAGCTTTAATCGAGTTCCCTTCATCCCGCAAGGCTTGAATTTCTGGGTCTTGAGGCTCTATCCCAGATTTGATCTTTTGCCCGACGATTTTACCGATTTCGTTGCTCCGGGCTTGGAGTTGACTGCGTGTCCCCTCCAGTTCCCGTTGCTTTTTATCTAACTCTAATATGGGCTGAATATCGTATTTACCACTACGACCATTCAACCGTTCCTGAACTAATTGGGTATTTTCCCGAATTTGCTTAAGATCCAACACAGATTTTTCTTTTATTTTTAGCCTAGTATCTTTTCGCCAAAACACCAGCATATACTGATTTTGGCTTGCCGTCACCGGAATTGCAACCAGAAAAATGTTGCCTAAGACCGGTTAATGCGATTGAGTAGCCACAGCGATACTACAAGTCCGGCAAAGTGTGCTGAAACAGTGTTAGTGTTTGCCTGCACCACAAGCATATCTAGACCGCTAATAATTCGGGTGGGGTCAAATAGTTGGGTAGTTACGGCTTGAGGGGAGATAGACCTGGCCACTAGCGTACCCACAATTGCTTGTGCCCCCAATAGTGTGACGAGAATTCCCGCTAAATTCACCATCAGTCCCAAACGCAAAATTTGTACAGTCTCACTTTTGCGCGGGCGGTTGTTGGGGTTAGAAGATTGCAGTTGATTACCGATTCTGGTGTAACGGTAGGCTAAATAAATGCCAACTCCCAAAACGACCAATCCACAAATTGCTAAAAAGACGCCAAACCCAGTCCCTGGATTATTGCTTGGGCTGCCAGTTCTTTGACTAAAGATAGCGTAGAGAAGAACGATTATACCAGAAATTACTCCTAGTACTAACTGAATCCAGAAACTAATCCAACCTGTAAGGCGGAACGTTTGGGCAATTGCCCGAATATTAGATGAAGACGACGGGGCGTCGGGGTTTTGTGACATAACAGATCACCAATTCAGGCTCACGCTTGATAAGTTTAATATCACACTTAAGAGATGGAACAATAGTATCTCCAGTCCAGTCAATCATCGAATTTAAAATTTGAGAGTTGAGATTGTCCCCGCTGATAATTCCGGGAGCATCCAATTTCGGATTCTTAAATTTTAGATTTGGTTTTTCCACTTAATCTCCTCAATCCCAAATCTAAAATTTGCTCCCGTCAGTACTGACTCTCTGCTGAGGTGTTTCCACAGTTATAGTGGTTTTCACCTGCAAAACTCCCTTGGTTCAATTTTTTAGGCTCTGGACTGGGAAAAGCACCATAAAACGAAGTGTTTATTTAAGTTTTACAGACAAAATGGCATTTTAACTGTAGAATTTCTTCGATAGGTATTTTATTGCTTCAGTGCTTCAGCGTCTGTAACCAGCTCGGCATCACTCAACACTAAGATGGCGGCAAAGTCACTGTCTGCTTGCTCCTCACCCCACGGCTACGAGCTCGGGTAGGGGCGCAAAAATTTGCGCCTCAAGACTTGCACACCCGTCCCACAATTGAAAAACGTGGGTGATTGCTTAATGTTTGTTTACACTTGAGAAATCTAGCCTTAGTAGCGGTATCTACTTACTTATGATATAGTATTAATATATACTGATTTTGAATTACTTACTTTACTCTAAGGCCTTTTTTTAGCCATTCACTAACCATGAAACTTGAGGATATATATCAATTCTTTGAAAATCCTCCGCCAACTTACCTCTGTCAGGAACTAGCAGTTTGTTATATTCTGTGTATTTTGATACAAGGTGAATCCTACGGAACCGAGTTAATCCAGCGACTGGAAACTGAACATCCAACCTATCGGCTTTCGGACACTGTACTTTATAGTGCAATCAAATTTCTCGAAGACGAAAGGGCGATCAATGGATATTGGAAAAGACTCGAAGGACGAGGACGCCCCAGGCGGATGTATCAAGTCGCTCGAGGATGGCGAGTTCAATCGCTTAGATTAGCTCATCTTTGGCAGGACTACATCAACCAGAGAAAAAATTAACGAATAATTGATAATGAATAAGTCCCCTCCTGTAAAACAGTAACCATTAGTTATGGATATCGCTATTCTGCCATCCACGTTGCTGCTAACCTTGTTGTTATCGGTTGGTCTATTTTTCTTTATTCGTGCCTCGACCAAAGACCGGATAGAAAAAGCGCAACTAGTATCTGAGCAAGACGAAGCTGCTTTAATGTCTCAATTAAAGGAGTATTTCCGCTCGCGGTCGTACCGAGTGGCAGCGGTAGACCAAGAACAAAACCAAGTCACTTTTGAAGGGTTCGTTAGACCTAGCCGATTTTTAGCTGTGTTTTTGACGCTGCTGGCCTTCGCTGGTCTTGCTTGTCTATCATTGGTTTTGGCGCTGCTTTTTCCTGACTCTAGTCAGTTATTTCCAGCAATAGTGCTGCTGTCGCCTTTAAGCGGTCTATTTTATTGGAAAAAAGCTGGAAGACTTGAGAAGGTGTCACTCAAGATAGAATTAAACCAGAGCGAACAACGCTCCTCAAGTGGTATTACTGTCATTGCCCATCGAGATGAACTCGCCGAGTTGCAGAGGGCGTTACAGTTAAAGGCTGGTGATTGACTGTTGGTTATTGAGACCATCGCCTAAATTATGAGATGTAGACTTCTGACTAACTATTCAGGAAATGGGCAGTAGGGAGGAGGCAAAATGAAATTGGTGTCAATTTCTCCCCCACAACTGATGTCATAGGGAAAAATTTAGATTGGTTGACAGAGCGTGTTGGCAATCTACCTGATGAGAGCACAACTTCACGCTTTTCTACTAGATGCTGTTGACTCTGTCCCCACTCCCCGCTGCATTATCAAACTAGAGATCAACCCATGCACCTGAGCATGGCTTGAGACTAGTTGATTCTCCCACTACCTGGACAAGCCTTACTGGCAAATTCAGCTACAAACTTAAAAAAAATGGAATTTTTGCATAAACTGAGCAATTTTGCCAGTTAATTATTGTCAGAAGCCATATCCAATGCGTAGAATAGCCATCTATAGTTCACCTACTAGCTACAGCCATGGGTTCCTGTCCTGTAGGAGCCTCTAATATCCTCAGGCTGGGAAACAAGAAATGGTTTTCTTCTACGTATTGAGCACCAAATAGGCCCTTTTCTGCCCAGAAATAACGGTCTGTAGTGTGTTCGTTCCGCTTTACGAGTAGCAGCGCCGGTGGCAAAATACCTTCAGCTTGAATGAATTTTCTAGCTGCTGTCACAGGTTTCTCTTCACCGCTTTCGATGCTATATTGAGGCACGTGCTCTAAGATGCGCCGTCCTTCCTGGCGACGACGGCTTTTCCTTTTGCGTCTCCTTGCCAACCTATTGTCCTCCTCTTTCAAGCTATAGATTGTAGTGATAGCTACAAAATCCGTCGTCATTATATAAGTTCTAGTTCAAGAAATCAATGGGTTTTAACCTTTTGATACAACAAAAATAATATTTTTGAAAGTTGGAAAAATCAACAGTAGGTAAAAAGATAATCCCTTGGTGCAAACCATTACTGAGAAGATTTAGTTAAGCTTTATTAAATCACATTGGTAAAAACTCAAGGTCTTCTTTGATTCTCCCTCAAAGTCTGTAATTCTGAGCAAAAGCTAAAAAATGTTAATGTCTGCCAGTTCTGATTTTCTGGCTCTGTGCCGAGAGCAAACAGCGCTGCTCACCCAAGGGTTGGGAGCGTCTTTGAGTATTGTGTACTTGACACAAGAATTGGTAGAAGCTCCCACTGGTGACGCGAAACTGATTCCTGTAGTGGTTTACCCAGAGACAGCAGTGTTACGGCACTCTGAGGAGCCGGTTTCGACAACTGCAACCAAGCAACTACAAGTTAGCAATGTTTTGGCATTACCCAATCACCAGCGCAGGTTATTGATATCTGGGTCAAAATCTCCTAGCCCATCTCTGGAGTCAGAAACAAAAGAAGCCACCCAACCCCATTTAGAAGATGAATACTTGCTCAGTGGTAACCAAATTGTTTTACCTCTGATTTATGAGGGTGTGATGATGGGGTTATTGGTGACAGGCAGGGAAGACCGGAGATGGAATGATCATGAGCAAGGTGAAATTCAACGGATAGCCCAAACTATGGCGATCGCATGTATTTTAGATCAGCGTCGCGCATGGTTGCAGCAGCAGCTACATCAACAACAAATTTTCCAAGAAAAGCAACGAGATTTACTGGATAATCTCTTGCACCAGTTTCGTAACCCATTAACTGCTGTGCGGACTTTTGGCAAACTGCTGTTAAAGCGACTGCGGCCAGCAGATCCTAATCGAGATGTGGGGACTAGTATAGTCAGAGAGAGCGATCGCCTGAAGGAATTGTTGATCCAGTTTGATGAGGTGATTGATTTGACTGAGGCTGATCTAGCACTACGGAAACTCCCGGAATCCAAAGTTTTTGTGGAAGCAAGTTTCCAAAAAGACGCTAAACCAGCGCTATTATTGCCAGGAACGGGAGAAAAAACCGCTGATTGCTTGTTAGCAGATTTATTAGACCCATTATTAGTATCAGCTAAAGCGATCGCCCAAGAGCGAAATCTCCAACTGATGGCGAATATTCCCGCCGATTTGCCCCCAGTACAGGTTAACATCAAAGCATTGCGGGAAGTCTTGAGCAATATCATTGATAATGCTTTGAAATATACAAATTCTGGCGGCAAGATTTTGATTCAGGTAGGGCAAAAAAGAGCTAATTTTCAAGGCATAGCCATCAGTGATACTGGCCCTGGCATTCCTCCCGAAGATTTAGAGCATTTGGGAGAAAGGCATTACCGGGGAGTACAAGCGCAAACAGCGATTCCCGGCACAGGTTTGGGAATGGCGATCGCTAAACAACTACTCGAGCAAATGCAGGGCGAAATAGAAGTTTTCAGCCCTGCAATCGACTCAGCTATCACTTCACCGCATACCCCAGGAACTACAGTTATTATTTGGTTGCCTGAAGTAGGGGCGGGGTCTCCCCGCCCTTCATCTGTCTAATTATTATTTAAGTGCAATCGACAAGTTTTGATTGATCGTCATTTGCAGGTCGGTGTTAGGTTCGATGGCGATTAAGTCAACACTATTTCTACCAAAGAACACCCCAATTAACGCACCAATACCCGCGCCGCCCAAGACTTCTTCTGTGGCAATAGCGCGATCGCCTGTGACAGCAGATACCGCCGCCGCTGCGCTAGCTCCAAAAACGGTATTCTGGATGATTGCACCAGTACTAATACCCTTCTTGACAGTTTCAGTTTTGGTAATCACATCAGAACTAGCGTTCAAATCATACTCCTGACCTGAAGTCAAAACTAGCTTCTGGGCAACGAATTGAGAACCGCCCTGAGCAGGTTTGAGTTGACCAATCACCTGACTTCCAGCGGGAATCACCACAACGCCGTCTTGCGTAACCACATTTTGCGAGACTGTGAGTGTCAAAGGTGCTGTTTCATCTTTGGTGACCAGAATTTTTTTAGCTTGGTCGTACTTCACAGGAATAGCAGTCCCTTCGGGAATCGTGATCGCCGTGGGTGTTGGCGTAGTGTTAATAGCCACAATATAAGGCGAGTTAATGGCTGTGGCTTGATTAGAACTAACCAAAGCTTGGTAGATAAAAGCCGCTACCTGTGCCCGCGAGGCGGTGACAGTCGGATTCAAGAACTTCACATTGGGATAGTTAACGACAATTTGCTTCTCAGTCGCTGCGGCAATGGGACTACGGGCATAGTCAGCGATACTAGAGGCATCATTGTAGTATTGCAAAATGGTTGCCGGGTCAGTACTGGCGGTGTATTGCAGACCGTTAGCGAGGGAAACCAAAACCTGTTGACGGGGGATAGCTTCGTTTGGTCTGAAGTTATTGCCTGGATATCCTGCCAAAAAACCGATGGTGTAGGCTTGCTGAATCGCATTGGCTGCCCAGTAGTTGCTGGGTACATCTCTAAAAGTGATTGGCTGGCGTTGTGCCTGCTTTTGGAAAGCTTTGTTGATCATCGCCGCAAACTGGGCGCGTGTCACTGGCTCTTCTGGGCGGAAGCTACCATCGGGGAAGCCGGCAATTACACCCCGTTGTGACAATTCTTGAATAAACTGTGATGCCCAGTAGTTAGATTGAACATCAGAAAAAGTTGTTTGAGCTAAAGAGGGCGCGGCTATAATGAAGGGTGCGACAGTCCCCGCTGTGACGCTCAAAGCCATGAGTGCCGCTGTTCCTGATTGCCAACGATTTAAATTAAACATTGATATTTACCCCACCACAATTATTTTTTTCTGTTGATTACTGAGACAATACCTGAAATCAAAAGTTCCGATTATTTTCTGTAGTTTGTAAAAAGTTTTACCAATATGTCTAAGCATACCAGAACGTTTGTGTTGATGCATATCGGTCTCTGGTAATATGCATATAGGTCTTTGGTCATAAAGTTAAGAAAGTATTACTTAATTACTTAGTACCAAAAATCAGGCGATGATGCAAAGCGATCGCAGTTGGCGAAGGGTTACGTCGCGCCAAAGGCGAACGCACACACAATAGTTATGAGTTGCAGTAGCAATGGCGCGATCTGAGGATAATTGAAGTCACAAATCAAACTGAATTAATCCTAATTGCGAGACACTACCAAGCTAGAGTTAAGTGTGATTTTCAAATCCCGTTCGGGCCTGAGGACAAAGACATCAACTTCTTTTTTCCGCAACAGCACACTTGTTACAGCACCGGCAACCCCACCACCAACAGTTTCTAAAATTTCAATTTTTTTGTTGCCTGTAAGCAGTGCGATCACACTGGCAGTACTTGCACCAATGACTGCATCTGTTAAAATAGTTCCAGTATTTGCTCCCTTGGTGATTTTCTCGGTTCTAGTAATTGTCTGAGAAGTAGCGTTAATCGCCTGACGCCGACCTGAGGCATATACTAATTCTTGGGCTACAAACCGCACACCTTTGTTCTTTGGATCATTCGCATTGCTGGAATAACCGCTGTTGAGGTTGACAGGTTCTAGCCTGCCCACAACTTCAGTACCGCCGGGAATTAAGACGGTTCTGTTTCTGTCGATAATGTCGTTGGGTATTTTCAGGGTTAGGGTTGCAGTTTCTCCAGGACTAACAATAACTTTCTCTTTTTCGTAGGTAACAGGTAAGGTGACGTTAGCAGGAATTGTAATTGAGCGGGGTTGATTAATATTGTATTGGGCGTTAGCAGGAGCAAGGATAACAAAGGGAGTAATAGCACTTGTGGTAATTGTCATTGCCATGAGTGCAAGTGTTCCAGTTTTCCAACGTAGTAGGCGATGCATAGTCAAGCTTCCCTTTTTGTGTGATGGATTTAATGACGCGGGTTTGCAGAGATAGTTTCAGATGTTGATGAAACATGACTTTAGGCATATCCCGCAAGTGTTGGTGATTTGATGACGGGGGAAAATGTGCGATCGTTCCGCAGAATTTTTGTTTTGTTAATGTGCGTTGATTGATGGGGTGAAGGGGTTGTCAGACGTGGGGTTGCGGGTTTTGT includes the following:
- a CDS encoding cofactor assembly of complex C subunit B → MDIAILPSTLLLTLLLSVGLFFFIRASTKDRIEKAQLVSEQDEAALMSQLKEYFRSRSYRVAAVDQEQNQVTFEGFVRPSRFLAVFLTLLAFAGLACLSLVLALLFPDSSQLFPAIVLLSPLSGLFYWKKAGRLEKVSLKIELNQSEQRSSSGITVIAHRDELAELQRALQLKAGD
- the serS gene encoding serine--tRNA ligase, which encodes MLDLKQIRENTQLVQERLNGRSGKYDIQPILELDKKQRELEGTRSQLQARSNEIGKIVGQKIKSGIEPQDPEIQALRDEGNSIKAKLSELEPQEKELKAEIHQKLLELPNLPSDATPIGKTEEDNQEIRRWGDEYLPQNPNILPHWEIGEKLGILNIERAVKVAQSRFVTLVGAGAALERALIQFMLSLQTQAGYVEVSPPLLVNTESLTGTGQLPKFAEESFKCAEDDLWLIPTAEVPVTNLYRGEILAAEDLPIYHCAYTPCFRREAGSYGRDMRGLIRLHQFNKVELVKLVHPSSSFEELEKLVGNAEAILQALKLPYRVINLCTGDLGFSATKTYDLEVWLPSSGKYREISSCSNCFDFQARRADIRFKEAGKKGTQFVHTLNGSGLAVGRTMAAILENYQQPDGTVLIPEALQVYLGREVL
- a CDS encoding DUF3155 domain-containing protein; the encoded protein is MARRRKRKSRRRQEGRRILEHVPQYSIESGEEKPVTAARKFIQAEGILPPALLLVKRNEHTTDRYFWAEKGLFGAQYVEENHFLFPSLRILEAPTGQEPMAVASR
- a CDS encoding S-layer homology domain-containing protein, producing MFNLNRWQSGTAALMALSVTAGTVAPFIIAAPSLAQTTFSDVQSNYWASQFIQELSQRGVIAGFPDGSFRPEEPVTRAQFAAMINKAFQKQAQRQPITFRDVPSNYWAANAIQQAYTIGFLAGYPGNNFRPNEAIPRQQVLVSLANGLQYTASTDPATILQYYNDASSIADYARSPIAAATEKQIVVNYPNVKFLNPTVTASRAQVAAFIYQALVSSNQATAINSPYIVAINTTPTPTAITIPEGTAIPVKYDQAKKILVTKDETAPLTLTVSQNVVTQDGVVVIPAGSQVIGQLKPAQGGSQFVAQKLVLTSGQEYDLNASSDVITKTETVKKGISTGAIIQNTVFGASAAAAVSAVTGDRAIATEEVLGGAGIGALIGVFFGRNSVDLIAIEPNTDLQMTINQNLSIALK
- a CDS encoding PadR family transcriptional regulator, whose product is MKLEDIYQFFENPPPTYLCQELAVCYILCILIQGESYGTELIQRLETEHPTYRLSDTVLYSAIKFLEDERAINGYWKRLEGRGRPRRMYQVARGWRVQSLRLAHLWQDYINQRKN
- a CDS encoding GAF domain-containing sensor histidine kinase gives rise to the protein MLMSASSDFLALCREQTALLTQGLGASLSIVYLTQELVEAPTGDAKLIPVVVYPETAVLRHSEEPVSTTATKQLQVSNVLALPNHQRRLLISGSKSPSPSLESETKEATQPHLEDEYLLSGNQIVLPLIYEGVMMGLLVTGREDRRWNDHEQGEIQRIAQTMAIACILDQRRAWLQQQLHQQQIFQEKQRDLLDNLLHQFRNPLTAVRTFGKLLLKRLRPADPNRDVGTSIVRESDRLKELLIQFDEVIDLTEADLALRKLPESKVFVEASFQKDAKPALLLPGTGEKTADCLLADLLDPLLVSAKAIAQERNLQLMANIPADLPPVQVNIKALREVLSNIIDNALKYTNSGGKILIQVGQKRANFQGIAISDTGPGIPPEDLEHLGERHYRGVQAQTAIPGTGLGMAIAKQLLEQMQGEIEVFSPAIDSAITSPHTPGTTVIIWLPEVGAGSPRPSSV
- a CDS encoding DUF3611 family protein, with the protein product MSQNPDAPSSSSNIRAIAQTFRLTGWISFWIQLVLGVISGIIVLLYAIFSQRTGSPSNNPGTGFGVFLAICGLVVLGVGIYLAYRYTRIGNQLQSSNPNNRPRKSETVQILRLGLMVNLAGILVTLLGAQAIVGTLVARSISPQAVTTQLFDPTRIISGLDMLVVQANTNTVSAHFAGLVVSLWLLNRINRS